The following coding sequences lie in one Miscanthus floridulus cultivar M001 chromosome 9, ASM1932011v1, whole genome shotgun sequence genomic window:
- the LOC136479397 gene encoding zinc finger BED domain-containing protein RICESLEEPER 2-like, producing the protein MANEDGLLPVGLAPEGENDDDTRADAAALFGFDLGDGSAAPIDVDADGGDGVTATANSNGSAPSVAGIGNTSKRKSPVWADFEEIYEVINGSRICTKAVCKMCKSTLFARSAVGTGHLKRHQKSCRIKIDQRARVQSRLSYNPDGSIYNCDYKPEVARSELCRLIAKLDLPLGIGETDAWEEYIVRAHNPRFVKVSRQTTTRDLSKLFNERRNIIKNCVLSGASSVGLTSDIWSGNAKEDYISVGAHYVTADWELQKKVIGLRLIEVKHTGENIAEKVACVIEEFGLLDKVFSVTLDNASSNAKAMETLTPMFAGYLGSELAPTPSDPNKVKYHLIHQRCACHIINLIVKSGLKRFKPYTEDFRTAINFLNSSNQRIALFKNFCIAKGVRPRKFGLDMDVRWNTTYLMLKHLLPYKDVFSVFINSNYGSTLLTANHWYIADKILEFLEVFYDSTVTLSGVYYPTSPLILHHLLDIITHLHESSKDQNLFSIVYPIKLKYLKYWKDIPLLYSFAFILDPRGKMRGLFNVLTIMQQKTGFDHSSYYGIVKTEIFKLFNKYEEKFGTARSQRRAAHPANIVGKRKQAWGRIFGGPRASGVVGPSPAFAPSPSSTSVAA; encoded by the coding sequence ATGGCTAACGAGGATGGCCTCCTTCCGGTTGGCCTGGCCCCAGAGGGCGAGAACGACGACGACACTCGAGCCGACGCTGCTGCATTGTTTGGTTTCGATCTTGGGGATGGCTCTGCTGCTCCAATCGATGTGGACGCGGACGGTGGAGACGGGGTGACGGCTACTGCGAACTCCAACGGCTCTGCTCCTTCGGTTGCTGGTATAGGTAACACTAGTAAGCGCAAATCGCCTGTGTGGGCTGATTTTGAGGAGATCTATGAGGTTATTAATGGTTCTAGAATTTGCACCAAGGCTGTTTGTAAGATGTGCAAATCTACCTTGTTTGCTAGATCTGCTGTTGGCACTGGTCACTTAAAAAGGCACCAAAAATCATGTAGGATTAAAATAGATCAACGTGCTAGGGTTCAATCTAGGCTTTCATACAATCCTGATGGTTCTATTTATAACTGTGATTATAAACCTGAAGTTGCTAGATCTGAATTATGTCGTTTGATTGCTAAGCTTGATCTGCCTTTAGGAATTGGTGAGACTGATGCTTGGGAAGAATACATTGTTAGAGCTCATAATCCTAGGTTTGTTAAGGTctctagacagaccaccactagagatcttagCAAACTTTTTAATGAACGACGTAATATAATTAAGAACTGTGTATTGTCTGGTGCTTCTTCTGTTGGTCTAacatcagacatttggtctggtaatgcaaaGGAAGACTATATCAGTGTTGGTGCTCACTATGTGACTGCTGACTGGGAGTTGCAGAAAAAGGTAATTGGTCTCCGCTTGATTGAGGTAAAACATACTGGTGAGAATATTGCAGAAAAAGTTGCTTGTGTGATTGAAGAATTTGGTTTGCTTGACAAGGTGTTCTCTGTTACTCTTGACAATGCTTCTTCcaatgctaaggctatggaaacattgacacctatgtttgctggttatCTGGGTTCTGAACTTGCACCTACACCTTCAGATCCTAATAAGGTTAAGTATCATCTTAtacatcaacgttgtgcttgcCATATTATTAATCTGATAGTAAAATCTGGCTTAAAAAGGTTCAAACCTTACACTGAGGATTTCAGAACTGCTATTAACTTTTTGAATTCATCTAATCAAAGGATTGCTTTGTTCAAGAACTTTTGTAttgctaagggtgttagacctagaaagtttggtttGGATATGGATGTAAGATGGAATACTACatatcttatgcttaaacacctgcttccatataaggatgttttttctgtgttcattaattccaaCTATGGCTCAACGTTGTTAACTGCAAATCACTGGTATATTGCTGATAAAATACTTGAATTCCTGGAAGTTTTTTATGACTCCACAGTCACtctttctggtgtttactatccaactagtccacttattCTGCACCATCTGCTAGATATTATAACTCATTTGCATGAAAGTTCAAAGGATCAGAATCTATTTTCCATTGTCTATCCTATAAAGCTTAAATACCTAAAATACTGGAAGGACATACCTCTGTTgtattcatttgcattcattcttgatcctagaggtaAAATGAGAGGGTTATTTAATGTTCTTACCATAATGCAACAAAAAACTGGTTTTGACCACAGTTCTTATTATGGTATTGTGAAAACTGAAATTTTCAAGTTATTTAACAAGTATGAAGAAAAGTTTGGTacagctaggtctcaaaggagGGCTGCACATCCTGCAAACATCGTAGGTAAGAGGAAGCAGGCATGGGGAAGAATTTTTGGAGGCCCTAGAGCATCTGGTGTTGTTGGACCTTCCCCTGCCTTTGCTCCCAGTCCTTCATCTACTTCTGTTGCTGCTTGA
- the LOC136481514 gene encoding protein GL2-INTERACTING REPRESSOR 1-like — protein MSNGNRSSGGRGARLELQLHLSPPPAGRMEVDGGHGSDSSSSPSSCVSSDCSPGSNSPMVIGACTRCMMYCMVAKKDFPTCINCKQPCLVDLLHGAGARAGAGASAGGSGGAAGDGGDKKRGNGK, from the coding sequence ATGAGCAACGGCAACCGGAGCAGCGGCGGGAGGGGCGCGAGGTTGGAGCTGCAGCTGCACCTGTCGCCGCCTCCGGCCGGAAGGATGGAGGTGGACGGAGGCCACGGCAGCGACTCGTCGTCGTCCCCGAGCTCGTGCGTGTCGTCGGACTGCAGCCCAGGGAGCAATTCGCCGATGGTGATCGGCGCCTGCACGCGGTGCATGATGTACTGCATGGTGGCCAAGAAGGACTTCCCCACCTGCATCAACTGCAAGCAGCCCTGCCTCGTGGACCTCCTCCACGGCGCCGGTGCCCGTGCCGGTGCCGGCGCCAGcgctggcggcagcggcggcgccgcgGGCGACGGCGGCGACAAGAAGCGCGGCAACGGCAAGTGA